One Clostridium cylindrosporum DSM 605 genomic region harbors:
- the argS gene encoding arginine--tRNA ligase produces the protein MDYKNILAKNLSEKTGLNLEEIEGFIEIPPKSDMGDFAFPCFRLAKTMKKAPNLIAEELKSTLNIDCVERIESLGGYLNFFIAKGNFSKEVIEKVISEKEKYGSCNIGDNKNVIVEYSSPNIAKPFHVGHLCSTAIGNSLYKILSFAGYNTIGINHLGDWGTQFGKLIVAYERWVDEKALENEPIKELLRIYIKFHDEAEKDPSLEDLARAHFKNLEDGCEKEVKLWQRIKDVSLVEFNRVYDLLNIKFDSLAGESFYSDKMESVVSEIKDKGILVESKGALVVELDEFNIPPCMIMKSDGATIYATRDLAAATYRQKTYDFYKNIYVVGTPQSLHFNQIFSTLKKMGKEWANDCVHVGFGTVRIGNKKLATRKGDVVLLEELLSESISRSLELINEKNPALDNKEDVAKKIGIGSVIFTYLKNNRERDLSFDWKDILNFDGETAPYVQYTYARGKSILKKAGDFSSTADYTKLNTTEEFELTKLISRFNETLLLSIEKYEPSIITRYIIDVAKAFNKFYNHCSIMNLEDDSLKMARLNLVVATTIVIKNGLSLLGIDTVERM, from the coding sequence TGAAAAAAGCTCCAAATTTAATAGCTGAAGAACTTAAGTCTACACTTAATATTGATTGTGTTGAAAGAATAGAATCACTTGGTGGATATCTTAACTTTTTTATTGCAAAGGGCAATTTCTCCAAGGAAGTTATAGAGAAGGTTATTTCTGAAAAAGAAAAATATGGTTCATGTAATATAGGTGATAATAAAAATGTTATTGTTGAATATTCATCCCCTAATATTGCAAAACCTTTCCATGTAGGACATCTTTGTTCAACTGCTATTGGAAATTCACTTTACAAAATCCTTTCCTTTGCAGGATACAACACTATAGGTATAAATCACTTAGGGGACTGGGGAACTCAATTTGGTAAACTTATTGTTGCATATGAAAGATGGGTTGATGAAAAGGCTCTAGAAAATGAACCAATTAAGGAGCTTCTTAGAATATACATTAAATTTCATGATGAAGCAGAAAAAGACCCTTCACTTGAGGACCTAGCAAGAGCACACTTTAAAAACCTTGAAGATGGTTGTGAAAAGGAAGTTAAGCTTTGGCAAAGGATAAAAGATGTAAGTCTTGTTGAGTTTAATAGAGTTTACGATTTACTAAACATTAAATTCGATTCACTTGCAGGTGAAAGCTTCTACAGTGATAAGATGGAATCTGTCGTTTCAGAAATAAAAGATAAAGGTATTTTAGTTGAAAGCAAAGGTGCCTTAGTTGTTGAACTCGATGAATTTAATATACCACCATGTATGATAATGAAGTCAGACGGAGCAACTATATATGCAACAAGAGATCTAGCTGCTGCTACATACAGACAAAAAACATATGATTTTTATAAAAATATTTATGTAGTTGGTACACCTCAATCATTACATTTTAATCAAATATTCTCAACTCTTAAAAAAATGGGTAAAGAATGGGCTAACGACTGTGTACATGTTGGTTTTGGTACTGTAAGAATTGGAAATAAGAAGCTTGCAACTAGAAAAGGTGATGTTGTTTTATTAGAAGAACTTTTAAGTGAATCTATATCACGTTCACTTGAACTTATTAATGAAAAAAATCCAGCACTTGATAACAAAGAAGATGTTGCCAAAAAAATCGGAATAGGTTCAGTAATATTTACATACCTAAAAAACAATAGGGAAAGAGATTTATCATTTGACTGGAAAGACATATTAAACTTTGATGGAGAAACTGCACCATATGTACAATATACCTATGCTAGAGGTAAAAGTATTCTTAAAAAAGCTGGTGATTTTTCCTCTACTGCTGATTACACAAAACTAAATACTACAGAGGAGTTTGAACTTACAAAGCTTATTTCAAGGTTTAATGAAACTCTTCTTCTTTCTATCGAAAAGTATGAGCCATCAATTATTACAAGATATATAATAGATGTTGCAAAGGCATTTAATAAATTTTATAATCACTGCTCAATTATGAATCTTGAAGATGATTCACTTAAAATGGCAAGATTAAATCTAGTTGTAGCTACAACTATAGTAATTAAAAATGGTCTTTCTCTTCTAGGAATAGATACTGTAGAAAGAATGTAA
- a CDS encoding DUF4829 domain-containing protein — MSLKAKVCLSIIFGMLFLVGCSIKEENSLGSTNKVKNSQSNKVDVNSTNKDSNEQSLKIIKEYFRAMENHDVPNMRNLFFNKLSNLPENFNVDYVKSITINNIMETDYNDDKIKVYVDYIKSEYGVDEHSIKIFKISFNININKGYSEEFGGENSQKFALIRDLKTGKWLICEVFR, encoded by the coding sequence ATGAGTTTAAAGGCAAAGGTATGTTTAAGCATAATATTTGGAATGCTTTTTCTTGTAGGATGTTCAATTAAAGAAGAAAATTCATTAGGCAGCACAAATAAGGTTAAGAATAGTCAAAGTAATAAAGTTGATGTAAATAGTACAAATAAAGATTCTAATGAACAATCGCTTAAAATTATAAAAGAATACTTTAGAGCAATGGAGAATCATGATGTACCTAATATGAGAAACTTATTTTTTAATAAATTATCTAATTTACCTGAGAATTTTAACGTAGACTATGTAAAAAGTATTACAATTAACAATATAATGGAAACTGATTATAATGATGATAAAATAAAAGTTTATGTTGATTATATTAAAAGTGAGTATGGTGTAGATGAACACAGTATAAAGATATTTAAGATTAGTTTTAATATAAATATTAATAAAGGATATAGTGAAGAATTTGGAGGAGAAAACTCACAAAAGTTTGCACTGATTAGGGATTTGAAAACAGGAAAATGGCTAATATGTGAAGTGTTTAGATAA